A part of Entelurus aequoreus isolate RoL-2023_Sb linkage group LG03, RoL_Eaeq_v1.1, whole genome shotgun sequence genomic DNA contains:
- the mbip gene encoding MAP3K12-binding inhibitory protein 1 isoform X3, whose amino-acid sequence MATTARKPSGSRSTVGESSKKMSSASDCLGVLLELLVDFGRELNLGDAALRVDVNVDAASLQSSDAAHVYSCLQQHITNLQTVSESLRTLTKAHSHTLLATKKETPRDAVSTSALEDPTPSERGPPLPDAAAAASDATSDVLVQIRAGKSEIERRISAFMERKQMEINENNVREFCNVIDCNQVTRVVNTYGPQTRTGVQGEAFDQARSLATRDCGNPAVEERLNNMEFHLKLPTAGPVPLSVYQRLKKLEDRILQLEGLSPEYFQSSNLAHKRLKTSPAQACSLTELDEKINAVRAALRKKANEFRPEYGSEYPL is encoded by the exons ATGGCGACCACGGCGCGGAAGCCGAGCGGGTCTCGTTCTACGGTCGGCGAGTCCAGTAAGAAAATGTCCAGCGCCTCCGACTGCCTGGGTGTGCTGTTGGAGCTGCTGGTAGACTTTGGAAGAGAG CTCAACTTGGGCGACGCGGCGCTGAGAGTGGACGTCAACGTGGATGCTGCGAGTCTTCAGTCTTCGGACGCAGCTCACGTTTACAGCTGTTTGCAGCAGCACATCACTAACTTACAG ACTGTGTCAGAAAGCCTGAGGACCCTGACGAAGGCTCACAGTCACACATTATTGGCGACTAAGAAGGAGACACCACGTGACGCCGTGTCCACGTCTGCTCTTGAAGACCCGACCCCGTCCGAGCGAGGCCCTCCCCTCCCCGACGCCGCGGCGGCAGCGTCAGACGCGACCAGTGACGTCCTGGTGCAGATCCGAGCGGGCAAGTCCGAG ATCGAGCGGAGAATATCTGCATTTATGGAGCGCAAGCAGATGGAGATCAATGAAAACAATGTGCGCGAGTTTTGCAACGTGATCGACTGCAATCAGG TCACGCGGGTAGTCAACACGTACGGCCCTCAGACGCGCACGGGGGTCCAAGGAGAGGCCTTCGACCAGGCACGGAGCTTGGCCACGCGAGACTGCGGCAATCCGGCCGTCGAGGAACGCCTCAACAACATGGAATTTCACCTCAAACTCCCGACAG CGGGTCCGGTTCCATTGAGCGTCTACCAGAGGTTGAAGAAGCTGGAGGACCGCATCCTGCAGTTGGAGGGACTCTCACCAGAATACTTCCAGTCCTCA AACCTGGCGCACAAACGACTCAAGACGTCACCCGCTcag GCCTGCAGCCTGACGGAGTTGGACGAAAAGATCAACGCCGTCAGAGCGGCCCTGCGAAAGAAAGCCAACGAGTTCAGACCCGAGTACGGCTCAGAGTACCCGCTTTGA
- the mbip gene encoding MAP3K12-binding inhibitory protein 1 isoform X1 translates to MATTARKPSGSRSTVGESSKKMSSASDCLGVLLELLVDFGRELNLGDAALRVDVNVDAASLQSSDAAHVYSCLQQHITNLQTVSESLRTLTKAHSHTLLATKKETPRDAVSTSALEDPTPSERGPPLPDAAAAASDATSDVLVQIRAGKSEIERRISAFMERKQMEINENNVREFCNVIDCNQAENSCARTDAVFTPYPGFKSHVKVTRVVNTYGPQTRTGVQGEAFDQARSLATRDCGNPAVEERLNNMEFHLKLPTAGPVPLSVYQRLKKLEDRILQLEGLSPEYFQSSNLAHKRLKTSPAQACSLTELDEKINAVRAALRKKANEFRPEYGSEYPL, encoded by the exons ATGGCGACCACGGCGCGGAAGCCGAGCGGGTCTCGTTCTACGGTCGGCGAGTCCAGTAAGAAAATGTCCAGCGCCTCCGACTGCCTGGGTGTGCTGTTGGAGCTGCTGGTAGACTTTGGAAGAGAG CTCAACTTGGGCGACGCGGCGCTGAGAGTGGACGTCAACGTGGATGCTGCGAGTCTTCAGTCTTCGGACGCAGCTCACGTTTACAGCTGTTTGCAGCAGCACATCACTAACTTACAG ACTGTGTCAGAAAGCCTGAGGACCCTGACGAAGGCTCACAGTCACACATTATTGGCGACTAAGAAGGAGACACCACGTGACGCCGTGTCCACGTCTGCTCTTGAAGACCCGACCCCGTCCGAGCGAGGCCCTCCCCTCCCCGACGCCGCGGCGGCAGCGTCAGACGCGACCAGTGACGTCCTGGTGCAGATCCGAGCGGGCAAGTCCGAG ATCGAGCGGAGAATATCTGCATTTATGGAGCGCAAGCAGATGGAGATCAATGAAAACAATGTGCGCGAGTTTTGCAACGTGATCGACTGCAATCAGG CAGAGAACAGTTGTGCCAGAACCGATGCAGTGTTTACGCCTTACCCGGGATTTAAAAGCCACGTGAAAG TCACGCGGGTAGTCAACACGTACGGCCCTCAGACGCGCACGGGGGTCCAAGGAGAGGCCTTCGACCAGGCACGGAGCTTGGCCACGCGAGACTGCGGCAATCCGGCCGTCGAGGAACGCCTCAACAACATGGAATTTCACCTCAAACTCCCGACAG CGGGTCCGGTTCCATTGAGCGTCTACCAGAGGTTGAAGAAGCTGGAGGACCGCATCCTGCAGTTGGAGGGACTCTCACCAGAATACTTCCAGTCCTCA AACCTGGCGCACAAACGACTCAAGACGTCACCCGCTcag GCCTGCAGCCTGACGGAGTTGGACGAAAAGATCAACGCCGTCAGAGCGGCCCTGCGAAAGAAAGCCAACGAGTTCAGACCCGAGTACGGCTCAGAGTACCCGCTTTGA
- the mbip gene encoding MAP3K12-binding inhibitory protein 1 isoform X2 has product MATTARKPSGSRSTVGESSKKMSSASDCLGVLLELLVDFGRELNLGDAALRVDVNVDAASLQSSDAAHVYSCLQQHITNLQTVSESLRTLTKAHSHTLLATKKETPRDAVSTSALEDPTPSERGPPLPDAAAAASDATSDVLVQIRAGKSEIERRISAFMERKQMEINENNVREFCNVIDCNQENSCARTDAVFTPYPGFKSHVKVTRVVNTYGPQTRTGVQGEAFDQARSLATRDCGNPAVEERLNNMEFHLKLPTAGPVPLSVYQRLKKLEDRILQLEGLSPEYFQSSNLAHKRLKTSPAQACSLTELDEKINAVRAALRKKANEFRPEYGSEYPL; this is encoded by the exons ATGGCGACCACGGCGCGGAAGCCGAGCGGGTCTCGTTCTACGGTCGGCGAGTCCAGTAAGAAAATGTCCAGCGCCTCCGACTGCCTGGGTGTGCTGTTGGAGCTGCTGGTAGACTTTGGAAGAGAG CTCAACTTGGGCGACGCGGCGCTGAGAGTGGACGTCAACGTGGATGCTGCGAGTCTTCAGTCTTCGGACGCAGCTCACGTTTACAGCTGTTTGCAGCAGCACATCACTAACTTACAG ACTGTGTCAGAAAGCCTGAGGACCCTGACGAAGGCTCACAGTCACACATTATTGGCGACTAAGAAGGAGACACCACGTGACGCCGTGTCCACGTCTGCTCTTGAAGACCCGACCCCGTCCGAGCGAGGCCCTCCCCTCCCCGACGCCGCGGCGGCAGCGTCAGACGCGACCAGTGACGTCCTGGTGCAGATCCGAGCGGGCAAGTCCGAG ATCGAGCGGAGAATATCTGCATTTATGGAGCGCAAGCAGATGGAGATCAATGAAAACAATGTGCGCGAGTTTTGCAACGTGATCGACTGCAATCAGG AGAACAGTTGTGCCAGAACCGATGCAGTGTTTACGCCTTACCCGGGATTTAAAAGCCACGTGAAAG TCACGCGGGTAGTCAACACGTACGGCCCTCAGACGCGCACGGGGGTCCAAGGAGAGGCCTTCGACCAGGCACGGAGCTTGGCCACGCGAGACTGCGGCAATCCGGCCGTCGAGGAACGCCTCAACAACATGGAATTTCACCTCAAACTCCCGACAG CGGGTCCGGTTCCATTGAGCGTCTACCAGAGGTTGAAGAAGCTGGAGGACCGCATCCTGCAGTTGGAGGGACTCTCACCAGAATACTTCCAGTCCTCA AACCTGGCGCACAAACGACTCAAGACGTCACCCGCTcag GCCTGCAGCCTGACGGAGTTGGACGAAAAGATCAACGCCGTCAGAGCGGCCCTGCGAAAGAAAGCCAACGAGTTCAGACCCGAGTACGGCTCAGAGTACCCGCTTTGA